One stretch of Lysobacterales bacterium DNA includes these proteins:
- a CDS encoding TolC family outer membrane protein: protein MAQRFILRLSALALAISGSAFGADLLEVYDKARAGDPQFAAAEAARLSAEQGVPVARAALLPQLSASWSKSRSESEGTIFSDELNRDVTFSSTSRNSNKGLQLSQSVYDHGSYMSLRAAKAQAARGDSDYDTAADALLVRVAEAYFGVLTAQTNLASAEAEEKAVGRQLEQAEQRFEVGLTAITDVHEARARHDGARAAVILSQNALDDAFEALSELTGDSVAAVKGLKEEIALVRPDPDSMERWVATALDSNPALAALQRSVDASNYSAKAAWSDHLPSLGLAGSYGETDSGGDIGPYSARDPSSNSLSLSLSIPLFSGGATNARYKQALYNRDAAQDQLEQQRRAIVRQTRGAFRGVAAGISEVEARKQALVSAKSALEATEAGFEVGTRTIVDVLLSQQQQFAAEREYARARHGYILANLRLKQAAGVIDVADLKTVNGMLQ, encoded by the coding sequence ATGGCCCAACGATTCATTCTCCGCCTGAGCGCCCTGGCGCTGGCGATCTCCGGCTCGGCGTTCGGCGCCGACCTGCTTGAGGTGTACGACAAGGCGCGTGCCGGCGACCCGCAGTTTGCGGCCGCCGAAGCGGCACGGCTGAGCGCCGAACAAGGCGTGCCGGTGGCGCGTGCCGCGCTGCTGCCGCAGCTGTCGGCAAGCTGGAGCAAGAGTCGTTCGGAGTCCGAGGGCACGATTTTTTCGGACGAACTGAATCGCGACGTCACCTTTAGCTCCACCAGCCGCAATTCCAACAAGGGCCTGCAGCTGAGCCAGTCGGTCTACGACCACGGCAGCTACATGAGCCTGCGCGCCGCCAAGGCCCAGGCCGCGCGCGGCGATTCCGACTACGACACTGCCGCCGACGCGCTGCTGGTGCGCGTGGCCGAGGCGTATTTCGGCGTGCTCACCGCGCAAACCAACCTGGCTTCGGCCGAGGCCGAGGAAAAAGCCGTTGGACGTCAGCTGGAACAGGCCGAGCAGCGCTTCGAGGTCGGCCTGACCGCGATCACCGACGTGCACGAGGCCCGCGCCCGCCACGATGGTGCCCGCGCCGCGGTGATCCTGTCGCAGAACGCGCTGGACGACGCCTTCGAGGCCTTGTCCGAACTCACCGGTGACAGCGTGGCCGCAGTGAAGGGGCTCAAGGAGGAGATCGCGCTGGTGCGTCCCGATCCGGACAGCATGGAGCGCTGGGTTGCGACCGCGCTGGACAGCAACCCGGCCCTGGCCGCGCTGCAACGGTCGGTCGATGCCTCCAACTACTCGGCCAAGGCCGCATGGTCCGACCATCTGCCTTCGCTGGGCCTCGCTGGATCCTATGGCGAGACCGATTCCGGCGGCGACATCGGGCCGTACTCGGCGCGCGATCCCAGCAGCAACTCGCTGAGCCTGAGCCTGAGCATCCCGCTCTTCTCCGGCGGCGCGACCAATGCCCGCTACAAGCAGGCGTTGTACAACCGCGATGCGGCCCAGGACCAGTTGGAGCAGCAGCGCCGAGCCATCGTGCGCCAGACCCGCGGCGCGTTCCGCGGCGTCGCCGCCGGCATCAGCGAGGTCGAGGCGCGCAAGCAGGCGCTGGTCTCGGCGAAGTCCGCGCTGGAAGCGACCGAGGCCGGGTTCGAGGTTGGCACCCGCACCATCGTCGACGTGCTGCTCAGCCAGCAGCAGCAGTTTGCCGCCGAGCGCGAGTACGCACGCGCCCGCCACGGTTACATCCTCGCCAACCTGCGCCTGAAGCAGGCCGCCGGCGTGATCGACGTGGCCGACCTGAAAACCGTGAACGGCATGTTGCAGTAG
- a CDS encoding protein-L-isoaspartate O-methyltransferase, whose product MNLDIERSRFNMVEQQVRPWDVVDLRVLDALGRVRREDFVTESQRALAFADVALPIGHGEFMMKPVLEGRLLQALGVQTGDSVLEIGTGSGFVTACLATLARDVTSIEIHGDLAQAAERKLTRAGITNTRVHAADALTGFAPNRSFDVIAVTGAVHREPDLLRTWLAIGGRMFVVRGDSPAMEALLVTRVGASEFREQSLFETDLPYLTHAAPAKRFML is encoded by the coding sequence ATGAACTTGGACATCGAACGCAGCCGTTTCAACATGGTCGAGCAGCAGGTGCGGCCGTGGGACGTGGTCGACCTGCGCGTGCTCGACGCGCTCGGGCGCGTACGCCGCGAGGACTTCGTGACGGAGTCGCAGCGGGCGCTGGCCTTTGCCGATGTGGCGCTGCCGATCGGGCACGGCGAGTTCATGATGAAGCCGGTGCTGGAAGGGCGGCTGTTGCAGGCGCTGGGAGTGCAAACTGGCGACAGCGTGCTCGAGATCGGCACAGGGTCCGGTTTCGTCACCGCATGCCTGGCCACCCTGGCGCGGGACGTGACCAGCATCGAAATCCACGGTGACCTCGCGCAGGCAGCGGAGCGCAAGCTCACGCGCGCCGGCATCACCAATACCCGCGTGCACGCGGCCGACGCGCTCACCGGATTCGCGCCGAACCGAAGTTTCGATGTCATCGCGGTCACCGGGGCCGTGCATCGCGAGCCGGATCTGTTGCGTACCTGGCTCGCAATCGGCGGTCGCATGTTCGTCGTGCGCGGCGATTCGCCGGCGATGGAAGCGCTACTGGTCACGCGCGTCGGTGCCTCCGAGTTCCGCGAGCAGAGCCTGTTCGAGACCGACCTGCCTTACCTGACACATGCGGCGCCGGCAAAGCGTTTCATGCTCTGA
- a CDS encoding MCE family protein produces MKRDTVNYTVVGAVVLAAFALLLFTLIRITGTRTGEAGYLARYDNVTGLTFGAPVFYEGFRIGQVTAITPERKDGRTRYRVDLAIRGDWPIPSDSVAKLASTGLLADISIAISEGTAKTMLKPGAELKSLGGGDLFAAMNELASEITLLSRERIRPMVESLQRSVDKIGGELETATPILVNDARTLLTRLNQASAAMNEVLSAPNRAHVASTLEDLASTADNARELSAELRLTQQKLDTLMVEANAAVSENRPALKDAIADLAQITGSLAQRIDSISQNLDSASRHVNEFSREIRKNPNRLLFTPPADMVKVEEE; encoded by the coding sequence ATGAAACGCGATACCGTCAATTACACCGTCGTCGGCGCCGTGGTCCTCGCGGCCTTCGCGTTGCTCTTGTTCACCCTGATCCGGATCACCGGCACCCGCACCGGCGAGGCCGGCTACCTGGCGCGATACGACAATGTGACGGGCCTGACCTTTGGCGCGCCGGTGTTTTACGAAGGCTTCCGCATCGGCCAGGTCACCGCCATCACGCCCGAGCGCAAGGACGGCCGCACCCGCTATCGCGTCGACCTGGCGATCCGCGGCGACTGGCCGATCCCGTCCGACTCGGTCGCGAAACTGGCATCTACCGGCCTGCTCGCCGATATCTCGATTGCGATCAGCGAGGGCACAGCGAAAACCATGCTCAAGCCCGGCGCCGAACTGAAGTCACTCGGCGGGGGCGATCTGTTCGCGGCGATGAACGAACTCGCCAGCGAAATCACGCTGCTCAGCCGCGAACGCATCCGGCCGATGGTGGAATCGCTGCAGCGAAGCGTCGACAAGATCGGCGGCGAACTCGAAACCGCAACGCCGATCCTGGTCAACGACGCCCGGACCTTGCTGACGCGACTCAACCAGGCCTCGGCTGCGATGAACGAAGTGCTGTCGGCACCGAACCGCGCCCATGTCGCCAGTACCCTGGAAGACCTCGCCAGCACCGCCGACAACGCCCGCGAACTGTCCGCCGAACTGCGCCTGACCCAGCAGAAACTCGACACGCTGATGGTCGAGGCCAACGCAGCGGTCAGCGAGAACCGTCCGGCACTGAAGGACGCAATCGCCGACCTTGCGCAGATCACCGGTTCGCTGGCGCAGCGCATCGACAGCATCTCGCAGAACCTCGATTCGGCCAGCCGCCACGTCAACGAGTTCAGCCGCGAGATTCGCAAGAACCCGAACCGTCTGCTGTTCACGCCGCCGGCCGACATGGTCAAGGTCGAGGAAGAATGA
- a CDS encoding membrane integrity-associated transporter subunit PqiC — protein MMRFPLLAFALALLGACAAPAVPDQSYFRMPAVAAAATMRTTPVSTLPIVVEPFRANGVYNDQSILYALKPEGSIKAYHYQLWDEAPSLLLQRRLVATLRARRSAELVTDRLPAALPAMRIGGSVEQFERVRGGSGWSARVRLELRVERDTQAAPLLLKTYAAEVAAKSDTIESSVRAFAQAIDACHAEFANDLTSLSAP, from the coding sequence ATGATGCGATTCCCGCTGCTTGCTTTCGCCCTCGCCTTGCTCGGCGCCTGCGCGGCCCCGGCGGTGCCGGACCAGTCGTATTTCCGCATGCCGGCGGTGGCTGCGGCGGCGACGATGAGGACGACTCCGGTCTCGACGCTGCCGATCGTGGTCGAGCCGTTCCGCGCCAATGGCGTCTACAACGACCAGTCGATCCTGTACGCACTGAAGCCCGAAGGCAGCATCAAGGCGTACCACTACCAGCTCTGGGACGAGGCGCCGAGCCTGCTGCTGCAGCGTCGTCTGGTGGCTACGCTGCGTGCGCGTCGCTCGGCGGAACTGGTTACCGACCGGCTCCCGGCAGCACTGCCGGCCATGCGCATCGGCGGCAGCGTCGAACAATTCGAGCGCGTGCGCGGCGGCTCCGGCTGGAGCGCGCGCGTGCGCCTGGAACTGCGGGTCGAGCGCGACACCCAAGCGGCCCCGCTGTTGCTGAAGACCTACGCCGCGGAAGTGGCGGCCAAGAGCGACACCATCGAGTCCAGCGTGCGCGCCTTCGCGCAGGCGATCGACGCCTGCCACGCCGAATTCGCGAACGACCTCACAAGCCTCTCCGCACCATGA
- the rimI gene encoding ribosomal protein S18-alanine N-acetyltransferase, producing MVAAFDLSAQIRAMTEADLAEVVQVEGRAYEFPWTFTIFKDCVRAGYGCFVLATRAEIIGYFVLSVAANEAHVLNVCVDPSEQGHGYGRRLMKRLLDLARWHRAERVFLEVRPSNPRAIALYHDLGFNEIGRRPRYYPAKNGREDALVMAIELVDPGFAP from the coding sequence ATGGTCGCCGCCTTCGATCTCAGTGCGCAGATCCGTGCGATGACCGAAGCCGATCTCGCCGAGGTCGTGCAGGTCGAGGGTCGCGCCTACGAGTTTCCGTGGACCTTCACCATCTTCAAGGACTGCGTGCGTGCCGGCTATGGCTGTTTCGTGCTCGCGACACGGGCCGAGATCATCGGCTACTTCGTGCTCTCGGTGGCGGCCAATGAGGCGCATGTGCTCAACGTCTGCGTCGATCCGAGCGAACAGGGACACGGCTATGGCCGCCGCCTGATGAAACGACTGCTCGACCTCGCGCGCTGGCATCGCGCCGAGCGCGTGTTCCTGGAAGTACGCCCGAGCAACCCGCGCGCCATCGCGCTCTACCACGACCTCGGCTTCAACGAGATCGGCCGCCGCCCGCGCTACTACCCCGCGAAAAACGGCCGCGAAGACGCGCTGGTGATGGCGATCGAACTGGTCGATCCGGGTTTCGCACCCTAG
- a CDS encoding H-NS histone family protein: protein MAIDLKKLNQTQLNDLIVRAERRKDEIATESVSRLRDRVLKLIADEGFTFDQVFGGKRARGKSRGGKVKPKFRNPADPSQTWAGRGKRPRWFNDALASGKKEKDLLIG, encoded by the coding sequence ATGGCCATTGATCTGAAGAAGCTCAACCAAACTCAACTCAACGATCTGATCGTGCGTGCCGAGCGGCGCAAGGATGAAATCGCCACCGAAAGCGTGAGCCGCCTGCGCGATCGCGTCCTGAAACTGATTGCCGACGAGGGTTTCACCTTCGACCAGGTATTCGGCGGAAAACGCGCCCGCGGCAAGAGCCGCGGCGGCAAGGTCAAACCGAAATTCCGCAATCCGGCGGATCCGTCGCAGACCTGGGCTGGCCGTGGCAAGCGCCCGCGCTGGTTCAACGACGCGCTGGCTTCCGGCAAGAAAGAAAAGGACCTGCTGATCGGGTAA
- a CDS encoding threonine/serine exporter family protein — translation MQSRDFDTRVRFVAELARRLHQYGTSAPRLEKAIDTVSARLGLLPSTLSTPTSITLSFADPADGEDALPRRTMVLRVNPGDVNLRRLCEVDAIAERVFNNELDIEQGLAELRALRSGMSVRAVGMQVLSFGIVGGTVAAMIRGSWADVVAAAAIGLIIGLLALVAERRPNFAPSFEAVAACVAMLLASLIAATLEPLNVRSVLIAALIVLMPGLALTTAVSELSTQHLVAGTVRMMGAAAVLLKLSLGTVAGVQLAKAFGWTTLPGSLPAVPAWAEWIALLAASYSFAVLFQAARRDYGLVMLSAWLGYLATRFGSGWAGPEFGVFIGGLVVGSAANIYARWKQRPGALVRVPGIILLVPGSVGFRSLFFAFERDVYLSLDTAFSLLAILIALVAGLLFGNLLVPPRRSI, via the coding sequence ATGCAATCCCGGGATTTCGATACGCGCGTTCGCTTTGTCGCCGAGTTGGCGCGGCGCCTGCATCAATACGGCACTTCGGCGCCGCGGCTGGAGAAGGCGATCGACACCGTCAGCGCGCGCCTTGGCCTGCTGCCGAGCACGCTGTCCACGCCAACCTCGATCACGCTCTCCTTTGCCGATCCCGCCGATGGCGAGGATGCCCTGCCGCGACGGACGATGGTGTTGCGCGTCAATCCGGGCGACGTCAACCTGCGCCGTCTGTGCGAAGTAGACGCGATCGCCGAGCGCGTGTTCAACAACGAACTCGACATCGAGCAAGGACTGGCCGAATTGCGCGCGCTGCGCTCGGGCATGTCGGTGCGCGCGGTCGGCATGCAGGTGCTCAGCTTCGGCATCGTCGGTGGCACCGTCGCCGCGATGATCCGCGGCTCCTGGGCCGATGTCGTGGCCGCCGCGGCGATCGGCCTGATCATCGGCTTGCTCGCGCTGGTCGCCGAACGGCGCCCGAACTTCGCGCCTTCGTTCGAGGCCGTGGCTGCCTGCGTCGCCATGCTGCTGGCCTCGCTGATCGCGGCGACGCTGGAACCGTTGAACGTGCGCTCGGTGCTGATCGCCGCGCTGATCGTGCTGATGCCGGGGCTGGCATTGACCACGGCGGTATCGGAACTCTCGACCCAGCATCTGGTTGCCGGCACGGTGCGCATGATGGGTGCTGCGGCGGTGCTGCTGAAGCTCTCGCTCGGCACCGTCGCCGGCGTGCAGCTGGCCAAGGCGTTTGGCTGGACCACGCTGCCGGGCAGTTTGCCGGCCGTGCCGGCATGGGCGGAGTGGATCGCGCTGCTTGCGGCCAGCTATTCGTTCGCGGTGCTGTTCCAGGCGGCGCGCCGCGACTATGGCCTGGTCATGCTCTCGGCCTGGCTCGGCTATCTCGCCACGCGCTTCGGCTCCGGCTGGGCCGGGCCGGAGTTCGGAGTGTTCATCGGCGGCCTGGTGGTTGGCAGTGCGGCGAATATCTATGCGCGTTGGAAACAGCGGCCAGGGGCATTGGTGCGGGTTCCCGGGATTATTCTGCTGGTACCGGGATCGGTCGGTTTTCGAAGCTTGTTCTTTGCCTTCGAGCGCGATGTCTATCTCAGCCTCGATACCGCGTTTTCGCTGCTGGCAATCCTGATTGCGCTGGTGGCGGGGCTGTTGTTCGGAAACCTGCTGGTGCCACCGCGGCGTTCCATCTGA
- a CDS encoding electron transfer flavoprotein-ubiquinone oxidoreductase, with amino-acid sequence MSEREIMQYDVCVVGAGPAGLAFAIRLKQLKPDTSVCVIEKASAVGAHILSGAVIETGPLDTLLPEWRKSPPPICVAAGADDFFLLTANKQYRLPTPPQMNNHGNVIVSLGALCAWLAPQAEALGVEIFPGFAASEPVFDAKGAVCGVRIGDMGVAKDRSHKSGYTQGVDIHAAITVLAEGVRGHLSKQLIQRFELDKYSDPQTYSVGIKELWQVPAGRVTPGRIIHTVGWPADSATYGGSFIYHLDQDRIALGYVCGLDYGDPKLMPFELFQQLKHHPLVKPMLEGGSILSGGARAIAAGGFQSLPQVEMPGAILIGDGAGTLNVPKIKGTHQAMRGGMLAAEHIARTNSVVGFDAALRASPVMSELKKVRNIKPGFHGGLWLGMINAGWETVTAGYSPWTLRNHADHAQLKRVGEIGAIDRHWVERSLPPRDRLASVYFAATEHDEDQPVHLRVADTNICITRCVEEFGNPCTRFCPAGVYEMVQDEAGKRLQINAANCVHCKTCDIKDPYQIITWVTPEGGAGPNYQNL; translated from the coding sequence ATGAGCGAACGCGAAATCATGCAATACGACGTCTGCGTCGTCGGCGCCGGCCCGGCCGGGCTCGCGTTCGCGATCCGCCTCAAGCAGCTCAAGCCCGACACCAGCGTCTGCGTGATCGAAAAGGCCTCCGCGGTCGGTGCGCACATTCTCTCCGGTGCCGTCATCGAGACCGGCCCGCTCGACACGCTGCTGCCGGAGTGGCGCAAGTCGCCGCCACCGATCTGCGTCGCTGCCGGCGCCGACGACTTCTTCCTGCTCACCGCGAACAAGCAATACCGACTGCCGACGCCGCCGCAGATGAACAACCACGGCAACGTCATCGTCTCGCTCGGGGCCTTGTGCGCGTGGCTGGCGCCGCAAGCGGAAGCGCTCGGTGTCGAGATCTTCCCGGGCTTCGCCGCCAGCGAACCGGTGTTCGACGCCAAGGGTGCCGTGTGTGGCGTGCGCATCGGCGACATGGGCGTGGCCAAGGACAGATCGCACAAGTCCGGCTACACCCAGGGCGTCGATATCCACGCCGCGATCACCGTGCTCGCCGAAGGCGTGCGCGGACACCTGTCGAAGCAGCTGATCCAGCGCTTTGAGCTGGACAAGTACAGCGATCCGCAGACCTACTCGGTCGGCATCAAGGAGCTGTGGCAGGTGCCTGCCGGAAGGGTAACCCCGGGGCGCATCATCCACACCGTCGGCTGGCCGGCGGACAGCGCGACCTATGGCGGCAGCTTCATCTACCACCTTGACCAGGACCGCATCGCGCTCGGCTACGTCTGCGGTCTCGATTACGGCGACCCGAAGCTGATGCCATTCGAGTTGTTCCAGCAACTCAAGCATCACCCGCTGGTGAAGCCCATGCTCGAGGGCGGCAGCATCCTCTCCGGCGGTGCGCGCGCGATCGCGGCGGGCGGCTTCCAGTCGCTGCCGCAAGTGGAGATGCCGGGGGCGATCCTGATCGGCGACGGCGCCGGCACGCTCAACGTGCCCAAGATCAAGGGCACGCACCAGGCGATGCGCGGAGGCATGCTCGCGGCCGAGCACATCGCGCGCACCAACAGCGTGGTCGGCTTCGACGCCGCGTTGCGTGCGTCGCCGGTGATGTCCGAACTGAAGAAGGTGCGCAACATCAAGCCCGGATTCCACGGCGGCCTGTGGCTCGGCATGATCAATGCCGGCTGGGAAACCGTGACGGCCGGCTACTCGCCGTGGACCCTGCGCAATCATGCCGATCATGCGCAGCTGAAGCGGGTGGGCGAGATTGGCGCGATCGACCGCCACTGGGTCGAACGCTCGCTGCCACCACGCGACCGTCTCGCGTCGGTCTACTTCGCCGCCACCGAACATGATGAAGACCAGCCGGTGCACCTGCGCGTCGCCGACACCAACATCTGCATCACCCGCTGCGTCGAAGAGTTCGGCAATCCCTGCACCCGATTCTGCCCCGCCGGCGTCTACGAGATGGTCCAGGACGAGGCCGGGAAGCGGCTGCAGATCAACGCCGCCAACTGCGTGCACTGCAAGACCTGCGATATCAAGGACCCCTACCAGATCATCACCTGGGTAACACCGGAAGGCGGCGCCGGGCCGAACTACCAGAACCTGTGA